A genomic window from Algoriphagus sp. Y33 includes:
- a CDS encoding glycosyltransferase family 39 protein, producing the protein MSLASSQNAQINPWVTMIAFVLLVGPFALSFHMHYPDEMYYTDAAVKMLQNGDYLTTYLGSGELRFKKPIGTYWTVLAGFKLFGVNPFASRFFFLIAGALTIGLTYRTAKTLFEDKRIAGLSALIMASNPVLIFSATRSIPDVLLVMTMTASALGFAGLLRHGNATPKKYLWILYISLALAFEVKGLPAAALGGIGLIYLLFNPWKKISPKTLFHFPSILVSIFIALFWFVAMWKIHGPTYLDSFLEDQVGTRVASRYLLISQNGFLAMGILILIFLPWVIFAVAKAKSSITAARKEAPVFFWFAILWGLAILGMGAMTSRFYERYLLPVAPVLAILLAWLLIKAEFGNKSTALKITGWFFLVLNSVIFLFSLWLNINLGAPFLIYTQLGIGLLILLYLGQTTIKSKKLPNTIAYGFMLLFFLLSTGTFQISLPDQGQQVKAFATQEKIDPTGKIGFIGNLHTSSKIRIGLGTDFQMVDLNPHELEIEIKNYDRLIIEDKYLDSIDTAGFHMKTASLNWASREIPDLLTNAGNPDFKKILEEKGQKYYWLERVSK; encoded by the coding sequence ATGTCTTTAGCCTCCTCCCAAAACGCTCAAATCAACCCTTGGGTAACCATGATTGCTTTCGTCCTATTGGTTGGCCCCTTCGCATTGAGCTTTCACATGCATTATCCGGATGAAATGTATTATACCGATGCGGCAGTCAAAATGCTCCAAAACGGTGACTACCTGACTACCTATTTGGGCAGTGGCGAACTCAGGTTCAAAAAACCCATAGGAACCTACTGGACTGTTCTAGCAGGATTTAAACTGTTTGGAGTCAATCCTTTTGCATCCCGGTTTTTCTTTTTGATCGCAGGGGCTTTGACAATAGGGCTGACCTACAGGACAGCAAAAACTCTATTTGAAGACAAGCGAATAGCCGGGCTTTCCGCCCTGATTATGGCGTCGAATCCCGTTTTGATTTTCAGCGCAACACGATCCATTCCCGATGTATTGCTAGTCATGACTATGACAGCAAGTGCTCTCGGATTTGCAGGGCTGCTCCGGCATGGCAATGCTACTCCGAAAAAGTACCTGTGGATACTTTACATCAGTTTGGCATTGGCATTTGAGGTGAAAGGACTTCCCGCTGCAGCTTTGGGTGGAATTGGGTTGATCTATTTACTTTTCAATCCTTGGAAAAAAATCTCACCCAAGACGCTTTTCCATTTCCCTTCTATTCTAGTCAGTATTTTCATCGCCTTGTTTTGGTTTGTAGCGATGTGGAAAATCCATGGGCCCACTTATCTGGACAGCTTTCTGGAAGACCAGGTCGGTACACGTGTAGCCTCACGTTATCTACTAATCAGTCAAAACGGCTTCTTGGCCATGGGTATTCTGATCCTTATCTTTCTTCCATGGGTCATTTTTGCTGTTGCAAAAGCCAAAAGTTCAATCACAGCGGCCAGAAAAGAGGCTCCTGTGTTTTTCTGGTTTGCGATACTTTGGGGACTGGCGATTCTCGGAATGGGAGCGATGACTAGCAGATTCTATGAGCGCTATTTGCTTCCAGTCGCTCCGGTTCTGGCAATTTTGCTTGCATGGCTTCTGATAAAAGCAGAATTTGGAAATAAAAGCACTGCTTTAAAAATTACCGGTTGGTTCTTCCTCGTTCTGAATTCAGTGATTTTCTTGTTTAGTCTTTGGCTGAATATAAATCTAGGAGCTCCTTTTCTTATTTATACACAGCTCGGAATTGGCCTTCTCATCCTACTTTATCTTGGCCAAACTACTATCAAATCCAAAAAACTTCCGAATACGATCGCGTACGGGTTTATGCTGCTCTTTTTCTTACTTTCCACAGGCACTTTTCAGATTTCCTTGCCAGACCAAGGTCAGCAGGTAAAAGCCTTTGCAACACAAGAAAAAATTGACCCTACCGGTAAAATTGGTTTCATAGGAAATCTGCATACCAGCAGCAAGATCAGGATTGGATTGGGTACAGACTTTCAGATGGTCGATTTAAACCCTCATGAATTGGAAATTGAAATTAAAAATTATGACCGGCTGATCATCGAGGACAAATACTTAGACTCCATCGATACTGCAGGATTTCATATGAAAACAGCTTCGCTAAACTGGGCATCACGTGAGATTCCTGATTTATTGACAAATGCGGGAAATCCTGATTTCAAAAAAATATTAGAGGAAAAAGGACAGAAATACTATTGGCTGGAAAGAGTATCAAAGTAG
- a CDS encoding glycosyltransferase family 39 protein, giving the protein MQKSPNYSLYFWLVSIGLVIAKVLFTLRPEIDLFTEEAQYWLWSQNMAWHYYSKPPLVAVLNYTSTAILGNTELGVRLNAILLGVGISWVTFLLGRHLYSSKVGFWSAMILQAMPMWWLASTFHMTDSSLTFFWALGLYFAYRGVADGKKSWWIWAGVATAFGLMAKVVMGLIFPFLLIYLLYTGTWKAQSKNYAVFFLISLLGFIPALVWNWQNNFDTFKHLATLGGGGGKSGAFDAAKATAGFFEYVGGQLAMISVFLLPLAAGAFRGTIKSNDHVKIYLFLPVLMSWTGFAFLSFMTSIEVNWPVFAYSSLAILMAAWVTEQSLTWRKIRNWGVGLSIGLPLLFILPDFTFLKSIKPIKKAEKSAFRRMAGYQPLADRLVSLRDSLGVEDAYVFSETYHMASELSFYLPDHPQTYMLNMGSRKNQFDLWPGLEQFVGQDKVGIFVSWNFDSPGEFADFQELLYEEELPVTFRGEPLRIAKIQVWRKLEEFNPYQPDSY; this is encoded by the coding sequence ATGCAGAAGTCTCCTAATTATTCACTTTACTTTTGGCTGGTCTCCATTGGATTGGTCATAGCCAAGGTCCTATTTACGCTAAGGCCGGAGATTGACCTGTTTACAGAAGAAGCGCAATATTGGCTGTGGTCTCAGAATATGGCATGGCATTATTATTCCAAACCGCCTCTAGTTGCAGTGCTTAATTATACTTCCACAGCTATTTTGGGAAACACGGAACTTGGGGTGCGGCTAAACGCCATACTGCTGGGAGTCGGGATATCTTGGGTGACTTTCCTATTGGGCCGACATCTCTACTCTTCCAAAGTCGGGTTTTGGTCAGCCATGATTTTGCAGGCAATGCCCATGTGGTGGCTGGCGTCTACTTTTCACATGACGGATTCCTCGCTCACCTTCTTTTGGGCTTTGGGACTCTACTTTGCATATAGAGGAGTAGCCGATGGAAAAAAAAGCTGGTGGATCTGGGCAGGTGTAGCCACAGCTTTTGGACTGATGGCCAAAGTGGTTATGGGATTGATCTTCCCTTTTCTACTTATCTATCTACTATATACCGGAACTTGGAAGGCTCAAAGCAAGAATTACGCTGTGTTTTTTTTAATCAGCTTATTGGGGTTTATACCTGCATTAGTTTGGAACTGGCAGAATAATTTCGATACGTTTAAGCATTTGGCTACTCTTGGTGGAGGAGGGGGAAAGTCGGGGGCATTTGATGCTGCTAAGGCAACTGCAGGATTTTTCGAGTACGTGGGAGGCCAACTTGCAATGATTTCCGTGTTTTTACTTCCACTCGCTGCAGGAGCGTTTAGAGGCACAATTAAGTCTAATGATCACGTGAAAATCTATTTGTTTTTGCCGGTACTGATGTCTTGGACAGGTTTTGCATTCTTGAGCTTTATGACCTCAATTGAAGTGAATTGGCCGGTGTTTGCTTATAGCAGTTTGGCGATTTTGATGGCCGCGTGGGTTACTGAGCAAAGTCTGACTTGGCGGAAAATCCGTAATTGGGGTGTGGGGTTGAGCATAGGTTTGCCCTTGCTGTTTATTCTTCCTGATTTCACTTTTCTGAAAAGTATTAAACCCATAAAGAAAGCCGAAAAGTCTGCGTTTAGGAGAATGGCAGGTTATCAGCCTCTGGCGGATAGACTGGTTTCACTGCGTGATAGCTTGGGAGTTGAAGATGCTTATGTGTTCTCAGAGACTTATCATATGGCTTCGGAACTGTCATTTTACCTGCCTGATCATCCGCAAACCTACATGTTGAATATGGGGTCAAGAAAAAACCAGTTTGATCTCTGGCCAGGCTTGGAGCAATTTGTCGGCCAGGATAAAGTTGGGATTTTTGTAAGCTGGAATTTCGATTCGCCCGGTGAATTTGCCGATTTTCAGGAACTGCTTTATGAAGAAGAATTGCCTGTTACATTCCGGGGTGAACCGCTGAGAATAGCCAAAATCCAAGTATGGAGGAAGCTGGAGGAGTTCAATCCATATCAGCCAGACTCTTATTAA
- the hpf gene encoding ribosome hibernation-promoting factor, HPF/YfiA family: MKLQMHSIHFDADQKLIDFIQKKADKLDTFYDQIIDGEVFLRLDKNDNNDNKIVEIKLNVPGKQFFAKSQADSFEAASDDAIEGLRRQIKKYKEKVVLAKQ; this comes from the coding sequence GCACTCCATCCACTTCGACGCCGATCAAAAATTGATCGATTTTATTCAAAAAAAAGCCGACAAGCTGGATACTTTCTATGATCAAATAATAGACGGAGAGGTTTTTTTGAGACTTGATAAGAATGATAATAACGATAATAAAATCGTGGAAATAAAATTAAACGTGCCGGGGAAGCAGTTTTTTGCGAAGAGTCAAGCGGATTCTTTTGAAGCGGCTTCTGACGATGCGATCGAAGGACTTAGACGTCAAATCAAAAAATACAAAGAAAAAGTAGTGCTGGCTAAGCAGTAA